The nucleotide sequence TTGGAAACTCTGATAGTATTGATGCAAAGCTTTCAAGCAAAGCCCTAGCTTGGGGTTCCCATGTGCTACATGTTGGCGATGTCATATCGGTGAGTTTAACAAGCTTTTCTGTTATGGAAAAGATTCTCTCATGCTTTCTGTAAAAtcccacttttttttttttttgataattttggcCCACTTCTGCTAGGTTTCATATACGGTTGGTTTATGACATTTTACTGTTCATGCATACCCTCTCAGAAGGAGATCATGTGATCTTTCTTGTTTTGTGAAacctaaaaaatatcaaaaagattTCTGTTTTGTAGCATCTAATCCATAGGAAGCCGTAAGGTGGGTCTAGAGCTTTGCAGATCTCTAATGCTACATAAACTGCCTGTCACATCCAATAGTGTCTTGCAAGAAGTAGTCTACAAATGTAGTGACATCTGAGCCTCTGTATGTCATTCTATATATAAAATGCAAAAGTCAACCAAGGATATTAGTGATTTTGAATCCTCGTTCTGGGCATGGTCGTTCCAAGTAAAGTATTCCATAATAAAGTTGAGCCAATATTTAAGGTGTGACAGGTCTTCTACATTCTTGACTAGAAAATAGTAGAAACTAAAAAATTGCTTCAATTATTGAAAATCTAACACTATTATGAATGTTTAGGCTTGTTTATTCACTGAGAAACTTATTGACAGCTTGTAGGCTTCGAAATGGAAGTGGTTAAAATAGAATATGCTGGTCATGCAAGAGAACTTGCTTCCACTATAGAAATCAGCACCTACCCTGAtggtatgctagcataggttgtTTTGCTTTGATTTacacttgaaaatgaaaaaagcTTACTGTCTTACTGCTGAAAATGTCTCAGGAATAGTATGTGTTGGAGGAGATGGCATTGTGAATGAGGTACAATGATTTTGCTTTCCGCTATTTACTCATCTTGTTTTGTGCATTGTATTTGTTTGGGTAAGTTAAGTTGATTAAGAAAATCATTAGATGCAATAATAGAAATTCCTTGATATGTGTGCATAATAACTAGTGCCAAAGGCCAAAAAAGTTTTGCAAAATGTCGGTCATCTTCTTCCACTTCACTCTAGCACTTTTTTCACCTCCAGCTCCTCATTACTCGACAATTGTACATATATTTCCTTTAACCTGATTGATTATTTCTTTTTAGTGATCACCCTCTTATGAGTTTGTCACTAAATTGACCaatttaaatggacaactactatGCAGAACTAACTTTATGCCTTCCTGGAATCTTATCAACTTTGTGCTAACACTTTTTTCTCATTTGTAGAATTATTGCATCTCCCTTActctttgtaaaattttatttgctctcTTGCTTTATAAGTTAATTTAGGTGGTATGCCTCTCATAGCGATTCTTTTATTCACTTTCtgtacatattttatttttataatttgtacAGAAAGCACAACATGATTTgctgaaaattaatattttttatacttgTCTACCCTGCCAGAACTTTGATAGAAACCATGGAATTACAACATTGTTGAAGGCAATACATTGGGTTGTGAAAATTGATAGTTGAATATCTGGTGCATTGAtatatctttcttttttttttgctgtAGATTTCGAATATTATAGGGCAGGAGCTGAACTTACATTTTAGCATCTTCCTATGAGCATTTTGAAGTTGATCAATGATGTTGCAATTATTTTGTGACTGCATGATCTATATTAATAGGTCTTCTTTACGTCTCAACATTTTTTGGTATTAGATCAATTATGAACTCTATATGAACTTTGACACCAACTCTCAATGATGCCAATAACCTACTGGCTTCCTAAGGTTCTTTTTCTTAGTCTGTTTGTCATCTGCCCGATAGTTCACCTTTCCTGTGATGTTATATAATTCTATACACCAAGCATTAGCTATTTGAAATTTGATAATTAGCTTACATGATCATGCAGGTACTTAATGGTCTTCTGAGCAGAGATAACCAAAAGGATGCACTTTCTATTCCAATTGGCATCATTCCTGCTGGTTCAGAAAAATTCACTATTTTGGACTATTTTGGGGGTCAGGGATCCCCcaaaatatctattatcttttgatgttgtaaaaagaatatttgtatattttatggatactgttgtaagaagaatatttgtgtaatttgtggatacggacttgatgtgtacaatatctattatctttttatgttgtaagaataatatttatgtgttggttacatggatattgacttgtttgtataatatcgatttttcactgtttcggaaatcgaatccgtgtcgttaaacaatactgatattacagcGATTTTCCACCCCTGCTAAAActagtgtcattaactaatattacatcggttttacaccgttgctgaaacagtgtcgttcagtgatactacactggtttataatcgattcgaaaactggtgt is from Zingiber officinale cultivar Zhangliang chromosome 7B, Zo_v1.1, whole genome shotgun sequence and encodes:
- the LOC122005688 gene encoding sphingoid long-chain bases kinase 1-like, whose protein sequence is MSKFENLPFLKKEANVKSLQQTDAHVTSDHPLKLKEHRLDIGDENYDLLGYEVYSGKLVLDNKNKGTTADEQIGSRIGNSDSIDAKLSSKALAWGSHVLHVGDVISLVGFEMEVVKIEYAGHARELASTIEISTYPDGIVCVGGDGIVNEVLNGLLSRDNQKDALSIPIGIIPAGSEKFTILDYFGGQGSPKISIIF